Proteins found in one Triticum aestivum cultivar Chinese Spring chromosome 4D, IWGSC CS RefSeq v2.1, whole genome shotgun sequence genomic segment:
- the LOC123100357 gene encoding uncharacterized protein — translation MLLMAAPGADDHQRRRRGRPPSADLLLNCDLPPPAKLFGPLPALHLPRERLGSTGGADEKGNGDGKDSLLRALRLSQSRAREAEEKLAAAAASSGGLAALLVRDSVALSAHRRWVMMLEAENSALRAGGVGAARAETEEPEEEDGAGAARHPVAAAWWVALAVCVGLALGNLLL, via the exons ATGCTGCTGATGGCCGCGCCCGGCGCCGACGACCACCAGAGGCGCCGCCGGGGACGGCCGCCGTCCGCCGATCTGCTCCTCAACTGCGACCTGCCCCCTCCGGCCAAGCTCTTCGGCCCGCTCCCGGCTTTGCACCTGCCGAG GGAAAGGTTGGGGAGCACGGGCGGAGCCGACGAGAAGGGTAACGGCGACGGTAAGGACAGCCTGCTGCGGGCGCTGCGCCTGTCGCAGTCGCGGGCGCGggaggccgaggagaagctggCCGCCGCGGCCGCCAGCAGCGGAGGCCTCGCGGCGCTGCTCGTGCGGGACTCGGTGGCGCTCTCGGCGCACCGCCGGTGGGTGATGATGCTCGAGGCCGAGAACTCCGCGCTCAGAGCAGGAGGAGTAGGAGCCGCCCGTGCGGAGACCGAGGAGCCCGAGGAGGAGGATGGCGCGGGGGCCGCCCGGCACCCGGTGGCCGCCGCGTGGTGGGTCGCGCTGGCGGTGTGCGTCGGCCTCGCGCTCGGCAACCTCCTGCTCTGA